The proteins below are encoded in one region of Neorhodopirellula lusitana:
- a CDS encoding YjhG/YagF family D-xylonate dehydratase, producing the protein MADERPVDYFAALDAADSLKTKADGPSGQLPLSDEILRQWTSGDLFGLTQSVGMGFDPRRVLGDQYLILSTQGGVRNPDGTPVALGYHTGHWEVGLLVQAAAEEIEAREGVPFAAFVSDPCDGRTQGTTGMFDSLPYRNDAAIVMRRLIRSLPQRKGVIGIATCDKGLPAMMMALAGTGHLANVLVPGGVTLPPTVGEDAGKVQTIGARYSRGEMTLEEASIAGCRACGTPGGGCQFLGTAATSQVIAEALGMTVPHAALAPSGQPIWTRMARDSAAAAATMHASGKNLRAVLTEAAFENAMRMHAAVGGSTNLLLHIPAIAAAAGVRRPTAEDFRRINREVPRFVDCLPNGPVGHPTVQLFLAGGVPEVALHLRNAGLWNGEVETVTGMTWNEILDAWETSPRREVCRERLRLADGIDPDDVIMSPTVAKQRGLTSTVCFPVGNLCPEGSVIKATSIDPSVIDQDGVYRKRGKARVFVTERDAIAAVKGQTDHPIEAGDVIVLIGRGPIGCGMEETYQITSALKYLSFGKEIALITDARFSGVSTGACIGHVGPEALAGGPIAKVRDGDVIEIEIDRNTLDGRVDLVESHDGISIAQVFTDRPPHPSLRLDESIPDDTRLWAALQQIGGGTWGGCVYDVDEIIRTLEAGQQALTRKAPNHD; encoded by the coding sequence ATGGCTGACGAACGACCAGTCGACTACTTCGCCGCTCTCGATGCGGCGGACTCGCTAAAGACGAAAGCGGACGGGCCCAGCGGCCAGCTTCCGCTTTCCGATGAGATCCTGCGGCAATGGACCAGCGGAGATCTATTCGGGTTGACCCAGAGTGTCGGGATGGGCTTCGACCCTCGCCGCGTTCTCGGTGACCAGTATCTGATTCTCAGCACGCAGGGTGGCGTACGCAATCCCGATGGAACTCCGGTCGCCCTCGGCTACCACACCGGTCACTGGGAAGTAGGCCTGCTTGTCCAGGCCGCCGCAGAAGAGATCGAGGCACGCGAGGGAGTCCCGTTTGCGGCCTTCGTCAGCGACCCTTGCGATGGTCGCACCCAGGGCACCACCGGGATGTTCGACTCGCTGCCGTACCGCAATGACGCCGCGATCGTGATGCGGCGTTTGATCCGGTCGCTTCCGCAACGCAAAGGTGTGATCGGAATCGCAACCTGCGACAAGGGTTTACCGGCGATGATGATGGCGCTGGCAGGCACCGGTCACCTCGCCAACGTGTTGGTTCCAGGTGGAGTCACCTTGCCACCCACCGTGGGCGAAGACGCAGGCAAGGTACAAACAATCGGTGCACGCTACTCACGCGGCGAGATGACACTGGAAGAAGCCTCCATCGCAGGCTGCCGAGCTTGTGGCACGCCCGGTGGCGGTTGCCAATTCTTAGGCACCGCAGCAACCAGCCAAGTCATCGCGGAAGCTTTAGGCATGACTGTCCCGCATGCGGCACTCGCCCCCAGCGGACAACCCATTTGGACTCGCATGGCACGCGACTCCGCTGCCGCCGCAGCCACCATGCACGCGTCGGGGAAGAACCTGCGAGCCGTGCTCACCGAAGCCGCTTTCGAAAACGCAATGCGAATGCACGCTGCGGTTGGCGGCAGCACGAACCTGTTGCTTCACATCCCCGCCATCGCCGCCGCGGCAGGCGTGCGGCGGCCGACGGCGGAAGACTTTCGACGAATCAATCGCGAAGTCCCACGGTTCGTCGATTGCCTTCCCAACGGGCCTGTCGGGCATCCGACCGTGCAGCTGTTTCTGGCCGGTGGTGTTCCCGAGGTTGCACTGCATTTGCGAAACGCCGGGCTATGGAACGGCGAGGTGGAAACGGTAACCGGCATGACCTGGAACGAAATCCTCGACGCGTGGGAGACCTCACCTCGAAGGGAAGTTTGCCGCGAACGCTTACGCTTGGCCGACGGAATTGACCCCGACGATGTGATCATGAGCCCGACCGTTGCCAAGCAACGGGGCCTGACGAGCACGGTATGCTTTCCGGTTGGCAACCTGTGCCCTGAAGGTTCCGTCATCAAGGCCACGTCCATTGATCCCAGCGTCATTGATCAGGACGGCGTGTACCGTAAACGCGGTAAAGCTCGGGTGTTTGTCACCGAACGAGATGCGATCGCGGCAGTGAAAGGCCAAACCGACCATCCGATCGAAGCGGGGGACGTGATCGTATTGATTGGACGCGGACCGATCGGCTGCGGCATGGAAGAGACCTACCAAATCACTTCGGCTTTGAAGTACCTCTCTTTTGGCAAAGAAATCGCATTGATCACCGACGCTCGGTTTTCCGGTGTCAGCACAGGTGCCTGCATCGGGCACGTTGGTCCTGAAGCACTTGCGGGCGGCCCGATTGCCAAGGTCCGGGACGGCGATGTGATTGAAATCGAAATTGACCGCAACACGCTCGATGGCCGCGTCGACCTAGTGGAATCGCACGATGGAATCTCCATTGCCCAGGTGTTCACGGATCGACCACCACACCCTAGCCTGCGTCTAGACGAATCGATCCCCGACGATACCCGACTTTGGGCAGCCCTCCAGCAAATCGGCGGCGGCACGTGGGGCGGATGCGTGTACGATGTCGACGAAATCATCCGCACACTCGAAGCTGGCCAACAAGCACTCACACGCAAAGCACCGAACCATGACTGA
- a CDS encoding Calx-beta domain-containing protein produces MAISRFRFRRESASSAGVDGRQKRMWKKRNPLQIQALEPRHMLDGFGVRFAFFSTDGVGGELPSLNVGESYLMRTYVQDQRAESGATLPSGILQAVFDVPYDPALLQFSNLITLGSEFETVPGRSNNGTVEASRLDNLNGRDNTQPTGDARDDELLFFEINVMARARGSVDLDAVDAVEADLLAEFYLPQAEVTDFDVTGDQIEIVGGGVILTGATGLEVTERGATASFQAELTQAPASDVHFAIAPTTAGQVTVNPTTVTFTAANWNAPQTIQVSAVNDDFAEDLVVASLQLSDLISDDEFFSGATTDDVSVTVVDNDQASIQLDPSFGLATSEDGLQDSADVRLTSEPTSNVTISFTSGDAGEVAISPAQVVFTPDNWNFFQTLTLSGVVDEEVDGEQTVSITSVVTSDDSTYSALTGPTISVTNADTSEAGLLIQPISGLVTGESEAVGGNDVFNVRLRTRPESNVILNVASSDTSEGRPDVSQLTFTPSNWDAAQVVTVVGQDDNVADGQVSYTMSITPDASSDITYRNLGSSTVSLTNEDDDVTALFVSEPTQSFTTEDGGAVTFTTQLLTQPAGEVTVAAVSSDVGEGLVVPAILSFNALNWNVPQQVTVTGVDDVSLDGAVAYSVNLTSSSTADPDYDGLSQSVALTNRDSDVVGIVLNGAENLQTTEEGAADTFGIRLQARPLSNVTIVLASGDANEVTVSPLTLTFTPADWDTEQTVTLTGVDDSVIDGDQTVNLSFDFSSSADASFQVLMVEPVTVTNVGDAARLQVLPMAGLTTSENAGPNQSDSFTVRLTRKPTTDVVLQVVSSDSGEGVPAFSQVVFTPDDFDQPKMITVTGVDDDVSDGDQTYQITLTPTSTSDAAYSVLASTVVSVANVDDDVAGLIVGSVNPGSTGEDGTQTKIPLRLQTKPVGSVTVIATSSNQQEGQVVGDPLTFDESNWSVDQFVVVAGQDDDTVDGVVSYQVTMTPSSATDASYNIALLAESVSLTNVDNDVADIELINIEDLQTSEAGRTASFSLRLTSRPTANVTVSVTSSDTGEVTLAPASRIFTPSNWHQPQIVSLAGVDDDDVDGDQAVLIEFDLSSSQDAAYQAVNVLPLSVTNADNDGGVRVIADSNLITDETGTQTSFQVVLTREPAADVTVPIVLSDTTELSVNAQGLIFTPGNWNVAQLVSVTGLADGRVDGNVVSQVLLGPTDSEDIDFDEMEVSSVNVTNLDRDTASISVVAADVMEGDPGAGASMVFTIKLTGAVDSGLSLNYTTFMPTTGSVAQPMIDYSPIADSVTLTGQDGEIVQLSVPILGESLVEKNETIGFRLSDLSLSNSGFNANDISLPSSDAVASILNDDTASITIDGPLEVVEPGGPGSSLNVAYTVRLSAPVQGGLVVGYATADGTATGSVGDSVTEDLGASNLGTGDFESITGSLSFPEQGGLTQTINVTVLGDSSLESEEQFTVLLAGLSEIDSDLAESITVAEQSVTTRIQDDDSVDVAFRTSTSAVTEKVGIVDVEVVLSSTGAAVLSEALVLDVLVTSIGTASSADFVLESPQVTFPAGSTNGSVQTVRLTLIDDELVEPTETIELALRPAAVTEMNVTVSENTHLVSMADDQADALLSGYVWADTNSNSLRESYEMGIAGVVVRLTGVDNRGEPVSRQTTTDFSGRFIFGDLSGGEYSLIEVQPSAFHDGESLAPDLDNVDVSQANTVSGIQVAASTQLEGFGFTERGYRADSIPASAFLARPISSGIGAVSQAASASGVSASGQQVVTSEASNAVRSSLLDRVFRNWF; encoded by the coding sequence ATGGCCATTTCACGTTTTCGATTTCGACGAGAATCCGCATCCAGTGCGGGGGTGGATGGTCGTCAGAAGCGAATGTGGAAGAAACGGAATCCGCTACAGATCCAGGCACTTGAGCCGCGGCACATGCTGGACGGTTTTGGAGTTCGGTTCGCCTTTTTTTCCACCGATGGCGTTGGTGGTGAATTGCCGTCATTGAACGTGGGTGAGTCGTACCTGATGCGGACCTACGTCCAAGATCAGCGAGCAGAATCCGGGGCGACCCTTCCTTCGGGCATTTTGCAAGCTGTGTTTGACGTTCCCTATGATCCGGCGCTGCTGCAGTTTTCGAATTTGATCACGCTCGGTTCTGAGTTTGAAACTGTCCCAGGTCGGTCCAACAACGGCACGGTCGAAGCCAGTCGCCTGGACAATTTGAATGGTCGCGATAATACACAGCCAACTGGCGATGCTCGTGACGACGAGTTGTTGTTCTTCGAAATCAATGTGATGGCTCGCGCTAGAGGAAGCGTGGATCTGGATGCTGTCGACGCGGTGGAAGCTGACTTGCTCGCAGAGTTCTATCTTCCACAAGCGGAAGTGACGGACTTTGACGTGACCGGAGACCAGATCGAAATTGTCGGCGGCGGGGTGATCTTGACCGGGGCGACGGGGCTTGAGGTGACCGAGCGTGGGGCAACGGCCAGTTTCCAGGCGGAGTTGACCCAGGCTCCCGCGTCAGATGTTCACTTTGCGATCGCACCGACCACTGCTGGACAGGTCACGGTGAATCCAACCACCGTGACGTTCACGGCGGCAAACTGGAATGCCCCCCAGACAATTCAGGTTTCTGCGGTCAACGATGATTTCGCGGAAGATCTCGTCGTTGCGAGTTTGCAATTGAGCGACTTGATCAGTGACGACGAGTTTTTCAGCGGTGCAACTACGGACGACGTGAGTGTCACGGTCGTCGACAACGACCAGGCCAGTATTCAGCTCGATCCGTCGTTTGGTTTGGCCACCAGCGAAGATGGGTTGCAAGACAGTGCCGATGTGAGGCTGACGTCCGAGCCGACATCGAACGTGACGATCTCGTTCACGTCTGGGGATGCGGGTGAGGTCGCGATCTCTCCGGCGCAGGTAGTGTTCACGCCTGATAACTGGAACTTCTTTCAAACTCTCACGCTAAGCGGAGTGGTGGACGAGGAAGTTGACGGCGAGCAGACAGTGTCGATCACCTCGGTCGTGACCTCCGATGATTCGACATACTCGGCGTTAACCGGACCGACGATCTCGGTTACCAATGCGGATACTAGCGAAGCGGGACTACTGATTCAGCCCATTTCAGGATTGGTCACCGGTGAAAGCGAAGCCGTTGGCGGGAATGATGTCTTCAACGTGAGGCTAAGAACACGTCCCGAATCCAATGTCATCCTGAATGTCGCTTCGTCTGACACGAGCGAAGGACGGCCCGATGTATCGCAGCTTACTTTCACGCCAAGTAACTGGGACGCGGCGCAGGTTGTCACCGTTGTAGGACAAGACGACAACGTTGCCGATGGACAAGTGAGTTACACGATGTCGATCACACCGGATGCGAGCAGCGATATCACCTATCGAAACCTGGGTTCCTCAACCGTATCCCTGACGAACGAGGACGACGATGTGACGGCATTGTTTGTCAGCGAGCCCACCCAGAGTTTCACCACTGAAGACGGTGGGGCAGTGACGTTCACAACCCAATTGCTAACACAGCCGGCCGGAGAGGTTACTGTCGCGGCGGTGAGTTCCGACGTGGGAGAAGGCTTGGTGGTGCCGGCAATATTGTCGTTCAACGCTCTCAACTGGAACGTTCCGCAACAAGTGACGGTTACCGGCGTGGACGATGTGTCTTTAGATGGGGCGGTTGCATACAGTGTGAATTTGACCAGTAGCTCGACAGCGGACCCCGATTACGACGGCCTGTCCCAGTCCGTTGCGCTGACGAATCGTGACTCTGATGTCGTAGGAATTGTGCTCAATGGTGCGGAGAATTTGCAGACGACGGAAGAAGGGGCGGCCGACACGTTTGGGATTCGTTTGCAAGCCCGGCCTCTATCCAACGTCACGATTGTACTGGCCAGTGGCGATGCCAATGAGGTCACCGTATCACCTTTGACTTTGACGTTCACTCCGGCCGACTGGGACACCGAACAGACGGTGACCTTGACCGGAGTTGATGACTCCGTGATTGATGGTGACCAAACCGTCAATCTTAGCTTTGACTTTTCATCGAGTGCCGATGCGTCCTTTCAAGTATTAATGGTCGAACCGGTGACGGTGACGAATGTTGGTGATGCGGCGCGGTTGCAAGTCCTACCAATGGCAGGTTTGACAACCAGTGAGAATGCGGGCCCAAACCAGTCGGATAGCTTTACTGTCCGGCTCACTCGAAAACCGACAACGGATGTAGTGCTGCAAGTCGTGTCCTCGGACTCGGGAGAAGGCGTTCCTGCGTTTTCGCAAGTGGTTTTCACGCCCGATGATTTTGATCAGCCCAAAATGATCACGGTGACGGGTGTGGATGATGACGTGAGTGATGGAGATCAAACCTACCAAATTACATTGACGCCAACCTCGACTAGCGATGCTGCTTACAGCGTGCTGGCGTCAACAGTCGTTTCAGTTGCCAACGTCGACGATGATGTTGCCGGGTTGATTGTTGGTTCGGTGAACCCCGGTTCAACGGGTGAAGATGGGACGCAAACGAAGATTCCCTTGCGACTGCAAACGAAGCCTGTTGGATCGGTAACCGTGATTGCGACATCGAGCAATCAGCAGGAAGGCCAAGTCGTCGGAGACCCATTGACATTTGATGAAAGCAACTGGAGCGTGGACCAATTTGTTGTGGTCGCTGGGCAGGACGATGACACCGTTGACGGTGTCGTTAGTTATCAGGTCACGATGACGCCTTCATCGGCAACGGACGCCAGTTACAACATTGCTTTGTTGGCTGAATCGGTTTCGCTGACAAATGTGGATAATGACGTAGCTGATATTGAATTGATCAATATTGAGGATTTGCAGACCAGCGAAGCGGGGCGAACTGCATCGTTTTCCTTGCGTTTGACGTCGCGGCCAACGGCTAATGTGACGGTGAGTGTGACCAGCAGCGATACGGGGGAAGTTACGCTTGCTCCCGCTTCGCGGATCTTCACGCCAAGTAACTGGCATCAGCCACAAATTGTATCTCTCGCCGGAGTTGACGACGATGATGTCGATGGCGACCAGGCGGTCTTGATTGAGTTCGATTTGTCATCAAGCCAAGACGCGGCCTATCAAGCTGTCAATGTATTGCCGTTAAGTGTGACGAATGCTGACAATGACGGCGGCGTTCGTGTCATAGCGGATAGCAATTTGATTACTGACGAAACCGGGACTCAAACGTCGTTCCAAGTGGTGTTAACCCGCGAGCCTGCCGCGGATGTGACGGTACCGATTGTATTAAGCGATACCACCGAATTGTCCGTCAATGCGCAAGGACTCATCTTCACGCCAGGCAATTGGAACGTTGCTCAATTGGTATCGGTCACCGGGCTCGCCGATGGCCGCGTTGATGGCAATGTTGTGTCGCAAGTATTGTTGGGGCCAACCGATAGCGAAGATATCGACTTTGATGAAATGGAAGTCAGTTCGGTGAACGTGACCAATCTCGATAGGGACACCGCTTCGATCTCGGTAGTCGCAGCGGATGTGATGGAAGGTGATCCAGGCGCCGGTGCGTCGATGGTATTCACGATCAAGTTAACGGGCGCAGTTGATTCAGGTTTGTCGCTTAACTACACCACCTTCATGCCCACCACCGGTTCGGTCGCTCAGCCAATGATCGACTACAGCCCAATCGCTGACTCAGTGACGTTAACAGGCCAGGACGGCGAAATCGTACAGTTGAGTGTGCCGATTCTGGGCGAAAGTCTTGTTGAAAAGAATGAGACTATTGGCTTTCGTCTCAGCGACCTGTCGTTGTCAAACAGTGGCTTCAATGCCAACGATATCTCGTTGCCATCGTCGGATGCAGTTGCGAGTATTTTGAACGATGATACGGCATCGATCACCATTGACGGGCCCCTTGAGGTTGTTGAGCCCGGTGGGCCGGGCAGCTCATTGAATGTTGCTTATACGGTTCGCCTTTCCGCTCCGGTTCAAGGCGGGCTAGTCGTTGGATATGCCACGGCTGATGGGACCGCTACAGGCAGTGTTGGTGATAGCGTTACTGAAGATTTGGGTGCAAGTAATTTAGGCACAGGCGATTTTGAATCAATCACCGGAAGTCTCTCGTTTCCAGAGCAAGGTGGCCTGACTCAAACGATCAACGTGACGGTTCTTGGTGATTCCAGCTTGGAAAGTGAAGAGCAGTTCACCGTCTTGCTTGCCGGGTTATCTGAAATCGATTCTGATTTGGCGGAATCGATCACGGTTGCTGAGCAGTCAGTCACGACAAGGATTCAAGATGATGATTCGGTAGACGTCGCTTTCCGAACGTCGACGAGTGCAGTTACGGAAAAGGTGGGCATTGTCGATGTCGAAGTGGTTTTGTCGTCGACCGGAGCAGCCGTGTTGAGCGAAGCCTTGGTTCTTGACGTCTTGGTGACTTCGATTGGGACGGCTAGCAGTGCAGACTTTGTACTCGAATCACCTCAGGTTACGTTTCCAGCGGGAAGCACCAATGGCTCTGTGCAGACGGTGCGGCTAACACTGATCGATGATGAGCTCGTCGAGCCAACAGAGACAATCGAGCTGGCTCTTCGTCCAGCAGCTGTGACGGAAATGAACGTCACCGTCTCGGAAAACACTCATCTCGTGTCGATGGCTGATGATCAAGCTGACGCTTTATTGTCGGGCTATGTCTGGGCGGACACGAATTCCAACAGTCTGCGGGAAAGCTACGAGATGGGTATTGCGGGCGTCGTTGTTCGATTGACCGGTGTTGATAACCGAGGCGAGCCGGTCTCGCGTCAAACGACAACTGATTTCAGCGGTCGCTTTATCTTTGGTGATCTTTCCGGCGGCGAGTATTCGCTCATCGAAGTCCAGCCGTCCGCGTTCCACGATGGGGAATCGCTTGCACCTGATCTGGACAATGTGGATGTGTCGCAGGCCAACACGGTATCGGGGATCCAGGTCGCCGCATCGACCCAGCTCGAAGGATTTGGGTTTACCGAAAGAGGCTACCGTGCCGACTCCATTCCGGCGTCCGCGTTCTTGGCTCGCCCGATCAGCAGCGGAATCGGAGCGGTGAGCCAAGCGGCATCGGCCAGTGGTGTCTCTGCGTCAGGCCAGCAAGTCGTCACGTCCGAGGCAAGCAATGCCGTGCGGTCCTCCTTGCTGGATCGTGTCTTCCGGAACTGGTTCTAG
- a CDS encoding zinc metallopeptidase, giving the protein MFTYFLFVIPPFLLGLYAQWKVKSSFAAMSKVPARMSGATAARRLLDAGGLQSVGIEQVPGQLSDHYDPRAKVLRLSSDVYNEKSMAALGVACHEAGHAFQDAKHYAPLVIRNLAVPAANFGSGIGATLLVAGAFLAMKPLMWIGVILFSAVVFFQVVNLPVEFDASNRARAHLVEYGLISAQEERYVAKVLNAAALTYVAATLQSIMTLAYYLMILLNRRD; this is encoded by the coding sequence ATGTTCACCTATTTTCTGTTTGTCATTCCACCCTTTCTGCTAGGCCTTTATGCCCAGTGGAAGGTGAAGTCCTCCTTTGCCGCGATGAGCAAAGTGCCAGCTAGAATGTCTGGTGCGACAGCGGCAAGACGATTGCTTGACGCGGGCGGTTTGCAATCCGTCGGCATCGAACAAGTTCCCGGGCAACTCTCTGACCACTACGATCCTCGAGCCAAAGTGCTACGACTTAGCTCCGATGTCTACAACGAGAAGTCGATGGCCGCTCTGGGTGTTGCTTGCCACGAAGCGGGCCACGCATTTCAAGATGCCAAGCATTATGCTCCCTTGGTCATCCGGAACCTCGCTGTACCCGCCGCCAATTTCGGCAGTGGAATCGGCGCAACGCTGCTGGTCGCGGGTGCGTTCCTGGCCATGAAACCGCTGATGTGGATTGGCGTCATCCTGTTTTCCGCAGTGGTGTTCTTTCAAGTCGTTAACCTGCCCGTCGAGTTTGACGCATCGAACCGGGCGCGTGCCCACTTAGTTGAATACGGCCTGATCTCCGCACAAGAAGAAAGGTACGTTGCGAAGGTTCTCAACGCCGCTGCCCTGACTTATGTTGCAGCAACTTTGCAGTCGATCATGACGCTAGCTTATTACTTGATGATCCTGTTAAACCGACGCGACTGA
- a CDS encoding BBP7 family outer membrane beta-barrel protein, translating to MTPIQRILAITAIASLMSGEITVAQTFSSSGSQPGQSSGRRIPVRSYQSGPNRVLAEAPGEQPGEVTSIEIRNEAGELVDSELDEDEYFLGAAPMPIKIGQPMPGSTQARTASSPTVQFDDERYLSSPEMVPSGAGAPIGMDSTEYEYEYEQEYYEDGYQGTSPSYGSDCESCDDGSCDGCASRPARHLSHIDARAERIARVLANPLVGFWARAEYMHWKIDGQQVPALVTTSPTGTDRDDAGILGVGNTSILYGNDELGDDDRPGGRFEIGRYFLGESGLGISASFLFADDEDQRFSADSVSYGILGRPFVDVSPTGVGNNSELIAFPNEFTGNVDVTSSTKFSAGDVLLRGILICEPDRQLEGFVGYTYYQLDDDIAIHDFKRVIGGSSGLAVGTTLDETDRFQVDNDFHGAAIGMRSQTCFGGWSLASTLKLGLGVTSSNLNISGATTATVPVAGGTDTSTRNSGLLVQDTNSGSSDFDEFAIAPELGVSLSRRMNRDWSLSAGYQLVYISRVMRAGEQIDPLLNLSQLDAGGLAGTARPQRDDFFTDLTAQAITFGLLREF from the coding sequence GTGACACCAATTCAACGAATCCTTGCAATCACGGCGATTGCTTCGCTGATGTCAGGCGAAATCACCGTCGCGCAAACGTTTTCGAGCAGCGGATCGCAACCCGGTCAGTCTTCCGGGCGACGAATTCCAGTACGGAGCTATCAATCCGGCCCCAATCGCGTCCTTGCCGAAGCCCCCGGCGAACAACCTGGCGAAGTCACAAGCATCGAAATCCGTAACGAAGCTGGCGAGCTGGTTGATTCAGAATTGGACGAAGATGAGTACTTCCTGGGCGCCGCCCCGATGCCCATCAAGATCGGACAGCCGATGCCGGGATCCACCCAAGCGAGGACAGCATCAAGTCCGACTGTGCAATTCGATGACGAACGCTATTTAAGTTCCCCGGAGATGGTCCCCTCTGGCGCGGGTGCACCCATTGGAATGGACTCGACAGAATACGAATACGAATACGAACAAGAATACTACGAAGACGGCTACCAAGGCACATCGCCAAGCTACGGGTCCGATTGTGAGTCGTGCGACGACGGCAGTTGCGATGGCTGTGCGTCGCGACCAGCGAGACACTTGTCCCACATTGACGCTCGCGCCGAACGAATCGCCCGCGTCCTGGCCAACCCATTGGTCGGCTTTTGGGCTCGAGCCGAATACATGCACTGGAAGATTGACGGGCAACAAGTCCCCGCCTTGGTGACCACCAGCCCGACTGGAACCGACCGTGACGACGCGGGAATTCTGGGCGTCGGCAATACGAGCATTCTGTACGGCAATGACGAACTCGGCGACGACGATCGACCCGGTGGTCGCTTTGAAATTGGTCGCTACTTCTTAGGCGAATCGGGGCTTGGCATTTCTGCGTCTTTCCTGTTTGCCGATGACGAAGACCAACGCTTCAGTGCCGACTCAGTTAGCTACGGCATCCTGGGTCGACCCTTCGTTGATGTGTCGCCCACTGGAGTCGGAAACAACTCGGAACTGATCGCCTTCCCGAATGAGTTCACCGGCAACGTGGACGTCACCTCATCCACCAAGTTCTCTGCAGGGGACGTGTTGTTAAGAGGCATTCTGATTTGCGAACCGGATCGGCAACTCGAAGGCTTCGTCGGTTACACCTACTATCAACTTGATGACGACATTGCGATTCATGACTTCAAGCGAGTCATCGGTGGCAGCAGCGGCTTGGCGGTGGGCACGACCTTGGATGAAACCGATCGATTCCAAGTCGACAATGATTTCCATGGAGCCGCGATTGGAATGCGAAGCCAAACCTGCTTCGGCGGTTGGTCACTCGCATCGACCCTAAAACTCGGCTTGGGTGTGACCTCATCCAACTTGAACATCAGTGGTGCCACAACGGCGACCGTCCCGGTTGCTGGCGGCACCGATACTTCGACGCGCAACAGCGGACTGCTGGTCCAAGACACCAATTCAGGATCAAGCGATTTCGACGAATTCGCGATCGCGCCCGAACTTGGGGTCTCGCTCAGCCGTCGCATGAACCGAGACTGGAGCCTCTCGGCGGGCTACCAATTGGTTTACATCAGCCGCGTGATGCGGGCGGGTGAGCAAATCGATCCACTGCTGAACCTCAGCCAACTCGACGCTGGCGGATTGGCAGGCACTGCCCGCCCCCAACGCGATGATTTCTTCACCGACCTGACCGCCCAGGCAATTACGTTCGGACTCCTTCGCGAGTTCTAG
- a CDS encoding DUF971 domain-containing protein, with amino-acid sequence MTDHPVAYHPESIERLDESGIRITWSDGESTEWTARQLRDACPCATCREKHGKLLGDDDKEPSKPAKPIGLPVLSAAEAQPMRIMGMQPVGTYAYNIAFSDGHNSGLFTFARLRKESTD; translated from the coding sequence ATGACTGATCACCCTGTCGCCTATCACCCTGAATCGATCGAACGACTCGATGAATCCGGAATTCGGATCACTTGGAGTGATGGCGAATCGACGGAATGGACCGCGCGCCAATTGCGAGACGCCTGCCCTTGCGCCACGTGTCGTGAAAAGCATGGCAAGCTGCTTGGCGATGACGACAAAGAGCCCAGCAAGCCAGCTAAACCAATTGGGCTTCCCGTCTTGAGCGCCGCCGAAGCCCAGCCGATGCGGATCATGGGCATGCAGCCAGTGGGCACCTACGCGTACAACATCGCTTTTAGCGATGGCCACAACTCAGGCCTGTTCACGTTCGCAAGATTGCGAAAAGAAAGCACCGATTGA